One Veillonella criceti DNA window includes the following coding sequences:
- a CDS encoding ATP-binding protein, which produces IVCVADDGPGTTASNLERLFDVFYRDDMARSNPHKGSGLGLAIVKKMVQQMKGSINAAQVEPHGLQIVMRIPRYTKADNH; this is translated from the coding sequence ATTGTGTGTGTAGCCGATGATGGACCGGGAACGACCGCTTCTAATCTAGAACGATTATTTGATGTGTTTTATCGTGATGATATGGCACGTAGTAATCCTCATAAAGGCAGTGGTCTAGGTCTTGCCATTGTGAAAAAGATGGTACAACAAATGAAGGGGTCTATTAATGCTGCGCAGGTGGAACCGCATGGATTACAGATTGTAATGAGGATTCCGCGTTATACTAAAGCAGATAATCACTAA